From Primulina huaijiensis isolate GDHJ02 chromosome 15, ASM1229523v2, whole genome shotgun sequence, one genomic window encodes:
- the LOC140960553 gene encoding uncharacterized protein produces MVQTLEAIRGGGGSIKIGTTGTIGALMSRELDSAKYATKVPDSCTSVSAPTGESTPREPKSKTSKDEASSSGPNIAKNRKCPENVRRSKLNSGGTHHIPMLTSCDISIDGTPIRKIPIKKGSNVVEIVDLKCGNSDRTWVNPITNRLKKLGFSKLSDNVV; encoded by the coding sequence ATGGTACAGACATTAGAAGCTATCAGGGGTGGGGGAGGATCCATTAAAATAGGAACAACTGGGACGATTGGTGCCCTTATGTCCCGAGAATTAGACTCTGCAAAATATGCTACGAAGGTGCCAGATTCGTGCACTTCTGTCTCTGCTCCGACTGGGGAGTCGACTCCAAGAGAACCAAAATCTAAAACCTCAAAAGATGAAGCAAGTAGCAGTGGCCCAAACATTGCTAAAAATCGTAAATGCCCTGAAAATGTAAGGAGGTCAAAGCTCAACTCTGGAGGTACACATCATATCCCAATGCTTACGTCTTGTGATATTTCGATAGATGGAACCCCTATAAGaaaaatacccatcaagaaaggATCGAACGTGGTTGAAATAGTGGACTTGAAATGTGGGAATTCCGACAGGACATGGGTGAATCCTATTACAAATCGTCTTAAGAAACTTGGCTTCTCAAAATTATCTGATAATGTGGTCTAA